The following proteins come from a genomic window of Triticum aestivum cultivar Chinese Spring chromosome 6A, IWGSC CS RefSeq v2.1, whole genome shotgun sequence:
- the LOC123127581 gene encoding serine/threonine-protein kinase STY13 isoform X2, translating to MESGSTFYAGEGLHIDPSWLIDPKLLFVGPRIGEGGHAKVYEGKYKNQNVAIKIVHKGDTPEEVIKRQGRFLREVTMLSRVQHKNLVKFIGACLEPVMVVVTELLVGGSLRKYLVSLRPRNLEPRVAVGFALDIARAMECLHAHGIIHRDLKPENLLLTADQRTVKLVDLGLAREETLTEMMTAETGTYRWMAPELYSTVTLRHGEKKHYNHKVDVYSFAIVLWELLHNRLPFEGMSNLQAAYAAAFKNIRPSADNLPEELSEILTSCWKEDPSDRPNFTQIVQMLLHYLSTLSPPEHMAPARTFSSENAILPPESPGTSSLMASRGDITPKGNIEDKPRGFFFCFSQCY from the exons ATGGAGTCGGGGAGCACGTTCTATGCGGGTGAAGGTCTTCACATTGATCCCAGCTGGCTCATCGACCCAAAGCTTCTCTTTGTTGGGCCACGGATCGGTGAGGGTGGACATGCAAAGGTCTACGAGGGGAA GTACAAGAACCAAAATGTTGCTATCAAGATTGTGCACAAAGGGGACACCCCTGAAGAGGTCATCAAGAGGCAGGGTAGGTTCTTGAGAGAGGTGACCATGCTATCAAGGGTGCAGCACAAGAACCTTGTCAAG TTTATTGGAGCTTGCCTAGAGCCTGTCATGGTGGTGGTGACTGAGCTATTAGTGGGGGGCTCTTTGCGGAAGTATTTGGTCAGCTTACGGCCTAGGAACCTGGAGCCTCGTGTTGCAGTTGGATTTGCATTGGACATCGCCCGAGCCATGGAATGTTTGCATGCACATGGGATCATTCATCGTGATCTTAAACCTG AGAATCTGCTGCTTACAGCGGACCAGAGAACAGTTAAGCTCGTCGACCTTGGTTTAGCAAGAGAAGAGACGTTAACAGAGATGATGACCGCAGAAACAGGAACATACCGTTGGATGGCTCCCGAG TTGTACAGCACAGTCACATTAAGGCACGGAGAAAAGAAACATTACAACCACAAAGTGGATGTTTACAGCTTTGCAATTGTGTTATGGGAACTACTGCACAATAGACTACCCTTTGAGGGCATGTCTAACCTGCAAGCTGCATATGCTGCCGCTTTCAAG AACATCAGACCAAGTGCAGATAATTTGCCGGAGGAGCTGTCAGAGATCCTAACATCCTGCTGGAAAGAAGACCCAAGCGACAGACCAAACTTCACCCAGATAGTTCAAATGCTTCTCCATTACCTCTCAACCCTTTCACCGCCAGAACATATGGCCCCTGCTCGCACATTCAGTTCGGAGAATGCAATCTTACCTCCTGAATCGCCTGGGACGAGCTCTCTAATGGCTTCTCGAGGTGATATCACGCCTAAAGGCAATATTGAAGACAAGCCAAGGGGCTTCTTTTTCTGCTTCAGCCAGTGTTATTAG
- the LOC123127581 gene encoding serine/threonine-protein kinase STY13 isoform X1, translated as MESGSTFYAGEGLHIDPSWLIDPKLLFVGPRIGEGGHAKVYEGKYKNQNVAIKIVHKGDTPEEVIKRQGRFLREVTMLSRVQHKNLVKFIGACLEPVMVVVTELLVGGSLRKYLVSLRPRNLEPRVAVGFALDIARAMECLHAHGIIHRDLKPENLLLTADQRTVKLVDLGLAREETLTEMMTAETGTYRWMAPELYSTVTLRHGEKKHYNHKVDVYSFAIVLWELLHNRLPFEGMSNLQAAYAAAFKNIRPSADNLPEELSEILTSCWKEDPSDRPNFTQIVQMLLHYLSTLSPPEHMAPARTFSSENAILPPESPGTSSLMASRGSPSATGCRAFTPELHRVVWPGKFKPDLPPRYDGTSDPTEFLQIYELSIEAANGDEKVMANWFPMALKDGALSWLLNLQVGSIPGMSCMSASLPNSRALAAMPPLQATCNALDVAISPTCRSTT; from the exons ATGGAGTCGGGGAGCACGTTCTATGCGGGTGAAGGTCTTCACATTGATCCCAGCTGGCTCATCGACCCAAAGCTTCTCTTTGTTGGGCCACGGATCGGTGAGGGTGGACATGCAAAGGTCTACGAGGGGAA GTACAAGAACCAAAATGTTGCTATCAAGATTGTGCACAAAGGGGACACCCCTGAAGAGGTCATCAAGAGGCAGGGTAGGTTCTTGAGAGAGGTGACCATGCTATCAAGGGTGCAGCACAAGAACCTTGTCAAG TTTATTGGAGCTTGCCTAGAGCCTGTCATGGTGGTGGTGACTGAGCTATTAGTGGGGGGCTCTTTGCGGAAGTATTTGGTCAGCTTACGGCCTAGGAACCTGGAGCCTCGTGTTGCAGTTGGATTTGCATTGGACATCGCCCGAGCCATGGAATGTTTGCATGCACATGGGATCATTCATCGTGATCTTAAACCTG AGAATCTGCTGCTTACAGCGGACCAGAGAACAGTTAAGCTCGTCGACCTTGGTTTAGCAAGAGAAGAGACGTTAACAGAGATGATGACCGCAGAAACAGGAACATACCGTTGGATGGCTCCCGAG TTGTACAGCACAGTCACATTAAGGCACGGAGAAAAGAAACATTACAACCACAAAGTGGATGTTTACAGCTTTGCAATTGTGTTATGGGAACTACTGCACAATAGACTACCCTTTGAGGGCATGTCTAACCTGCAAGCTGCATATGCTGCCGCTTTCAAG AACATCAGACCAAGTGCAGATAATTTGCCGGAGGAGCTGTCAGAGATCCTAACATCCTGCTGGAAAGAAGACCCAAGCGACAGACCAAACTTCACCCAGATAGTTCAAATGCTTCTCCATTACCTCTCAACCCTTTCACCGCCAGAACATATGGCCCCTGCTCGCACATTCAGTTCGGAGAATGCAATCTTACCTCCTGAATCGCCTGGGACGAGCTCTCTAATGGCTTCTCGAG GCTCCCCCTCCGCGACGGGCTGCCGAGCGTTCACTCCGGAGCTGCACCGcgtcgtctggcccggcaagtttaagccagatctgcctccgcgctacgacggcacctctGACCCCACTGAGTTCCTCCagatctacgagctgagcatcgaggcggcgaacggcgacgagaaggtcatggcgaactggtttcccatggctctcaaggatggcgcgctcTCGTGGCTCCTAAATCTCCAAGTGGGATCAATTCCTGGGATGAGCTGCATGAGCGCTTCATTGCCAAATTCCAGGGCCCTCGCAGCCATGCCCCCGCTGCAGGcgacctgtaacgccctcgatgtggctatatctcccacgtgtcgaagcacgacttag